In Streptomyces hawaiiensis, one genomic interval encodes:
- the melC2 gene encoding tyrosinase MelC2 — protein MAVRKNQSTLTADEKRRFVAALLELKRSGRYDEFVTTHNAFIVSDTDNGERTGHRSPSFLPWHRRFLLEFERALQSVDSSVSLPYWDWTVDRTPRASLWAPDFLGGTGRERDGRVPDGPFSASGGNWPITVRVDGRTFLRRSLGSGVRELPTRAEVESVLAMSTYDMAPWNSGSDGFRNHLEGWRGVNLHNRVHVWVGGHMATGASPNDPVFWLHHAYIDKLWAEWQRRHPGSGYLPAAGTPNVIDLNETMRPWHDTSPADLLDHTPHYTFDV, from the coding sequence ATGGCTGTCCGCAAGAACCAGTCCACCCTGACCGCCGACGAGAAGCGGCGGTTCGTCGCCGCGCTGCTGGAGCTCAAGCGCAGCGGCCGCTACGACGAGTTCGTCACGACGCACAACGCGTTCATCGTCTCCGACACCGACAACGGCGAACGGACCGGGCACCGCTCACCGTCCTTTCTGCCCTGGCACCGAAGATTCCTCCTGGAGTTCGAGCGGGCGCTGCAGTCGGTGGACTCTTCGGTGTCCCTGCCCTACTGGGACTGGACCGTCGACCGTACGCCGCGCGCCTCGCTGTGGGCGCCCGACTTCCTCGGGGGCACCGGGCGGGAGCGGGACGGCCGGGTTCCGGACGGACCGTTCTCCGCGTCCGGCGGGAACTGGCCGATCACCGTGCGGGTCGACGGCCGTACGTTCCTGCGGCGCTCCCTCGGATCCGGTGTACGGGAGCTGCCGACGCGGGCCGAGGTCGAGTCCGTGCTGGCGATGTCCACGTACGACATGGCGCCCTGGAACAGCGGCTCGGACGGCTTCCGCAACCACCTCGAAGGGTGGCGGGGCGTGAACCTGCACAACCGCGTCCACGTCTGGGTCGGCGGGCACATGGCCACCGGCGCCTCCCCCAACGACCCGGTGTTCTGGCTGCACCACGCGTACATAGACAAGCTGTGGGCCGAGTGGCAGCGCCGGCACCCCGGCTCCGGCTACCTGCCGGCCGCCGGCACGCCGAACGTGATCGACCTCAACGAGACGATGCGGCCGTGGCACGACACGAGTCCGGCGGATCTGCTGGACCACACGCCGCACTACACGTTCGACGTCTGA
- a CDS encoding SsgA family sporulation/cell division regulator produces the protein MNSFVHKTLVVQLQAGDTDRFSVLAHLSYDAADPFAVTVVFSHDGRVLARWQLDREMLGDALRRPVGVGDVRMRPESRGMWRELRMEFLGDARPDGGRHHAVVFAWAPGFAAFLRETYEVVQPGREEVHVDDFLAGVLAGG, from the coding sequence GTGAACTCGTTCGTCCACAAGACCCTGGTGGTGCAGCTCCAGGCGGGCGACACGGACCGTTTCTCCGTGCTCGCCCACCTGAGCTACGACGCCGCGGACCCGTTCGCCGTCACCGTGGTCTTCAGCCACGACGGCCGCGTCCTCGCCCGGTGGCAGCTGGACCGGGAGATGCTCGGTGACGCGCTGCGGCGTCCGGTCGGGGTCGGCGACGTGCGGATGCGCCCCGAGTCGCGGGGCATGTGGCGGGAGCTGCGCATGGAGTTCCTCGGCGACGCCCGCCCCGACGGCGGCCGGCACCACGCGGTGGTGTTCGCGTGGGCGCCGGGGTTCGCTGCGTTCCTTCGGGAGACCTACGAGGTGGTGCAGCCGGGTCGCGAGGAGGTCCATGTCGACGACTTCCTGGCGGGCGTTCTCGCCGGGGGCTGA
- the melC1 gene encoding apotyrosinase chaperone MelC1, whose protein sequence is MPELSRRSALTAAAVLATSAGTLSALTPASAAGHHASPGTFDEVYKGRRIQGRPATGSGHHNHHGAGYAVFVDGMELHVMRNADGSWISVVSHYDPVPTPRAAARAAVDELQGAPLLPFPAN, encoded by the coding sequence ATGCCGGAACTCAGCCGTCGCAGCGCGCTCACCGCCGCGGCCGTCCTCGCCACGAGCGCGGGGACGCTGTCCGCCCTCACCCCGGCCTCGGCCGCCGGTCACCACGCCTCCCCCGGGACGTTCGACGAGGTGTACAAGGGCCGCCGGATACAGGGCCGGCCGGCCACCGGGTCCGGTCACCACAACCACCACGGCGCGGGATACGCGGTGTTCGTCGACGGGATGGAGCTGCACGTGATGCGCAACGCCGACGGCAGCTGGATCAGCGTCGTCAGCCACTACGACCCGGTGCCCACCCCGCGCGCCGCCGCCCGCGCGGCGGTGGACGAGCTGCAGGGCGCTCCCCTGCTGCCCTTCCCCGCCAACTGA
- a CDS encoding aldo/keto reductase, with protein MDERTFDRSGQHASVIGLGTWQLGADWGDVDDKEALAVLETAAEAGVTFFDTADVYGDGRSEQTIATFLSGRPDLHVMVATKMGRRADQIPANYVLDNFRAWNDRSRRNLGVDRIDLVQLHCPPTPVYSTDEVFDALDTLVEEERVAAYGVSVETCEEALTAIARPNVASVQIILNPFRMKPLREVLPAAREAGVGIIARVPLASGLLSGKYTRDTVFPENDHRTYNRHGEAFDQGETFSGVDYATGVEAAAEFAALTPEGCTPAQLALRWIIEQPGVTTVIPGARSPEQARANAAAARLPELPGETLTAIRDLYDRRIKDQVESRW; from the coding sequence ATGGACGAGCGCACATTCGACAGGTCGGGTCAGCACGCCTCCGTCATCGGTCTGGGCACCTGGCAGCTGGGTGCCGACTGGGGAGACGTCGACGACAAGGAAGCCCTCGCGGTACTGGAGACGGCCGCCGAGGCGGGGGTGACCTTCTTCGACACCGCCGACGTGTACGGCGACGGCCGCAGCGAGCAGACCATCGCCACATTCCTCAGCGGCCGCCCGGACCTGCACGTCATGGTCGCCACCAAGATGGGCCGCCGGGCCGACCAGATCCCCGCCAACTACGTGCTCGACAACTTCCGCGCCTGGAACGACCGCTCCCGGCGCAACCTCGGCGTCGACCGGATCGACCTGGTGCAGCTGCACTGCCCGCCGACACCCGTCTACTCCACGGACGAGGTGTTCGACGCCCTCGACACCCTGGTCGAGGAGGAGCGCGTCGCCGCCTACGGCGTCAGCGTCGAGACCTGCGAGGAGGCGCTGACCGCCATCGCCCGGCCGAATGTGGCCAGCGTGCAGATCATCCTCAACCCGTTCCGCATGAAGCCCCTGCGCGAGGTGCTCCCGGCCGCCCGTGAGGCGGGCGTCGGCATCATCGCCCGCGTCCCGCTGGCCTCCGGCCTGCTGTCGGGCAAGTACACCCGGGACACCGTCTTCCCGGAGAACGACCACCGCACCTACAACCGGCACGGCGAGGCCTTCGACCAGGGGGAGACCTTCTCCGGGGTCGACTACGCCACCGGAGTGGAGGCGGCCGCCGAGTTCGCGGCGCTCACCCCTGAGGGCTGCACCCCGGCCCAGCTGGCCCTGCGCTGGATCATCGAGCAGCCCGGCGTCACGACCGTGATCCCCGGCGCCCGCTCACCCGAACAGGCCCGGGCCAACGCGGCCGCCGCCCGCCTCCCGGAACTGCCCGGCGAGACGCTGACGGCGATCCGCGACCTGTATGACCGGCGCATCAAGGACCAGGTCGAATCCCGCTGGTGA
- a CDS encoding SGNH/GDSL hydrolase family protein: MRKPWVVGVLLAGVLLGGCGDPASGPEEPAPAAPRASATTHQRAPASPGPKPGKAPEVLYLGDSLAMEGQKVLGQELRRDLKARYTGAPYSGTTLCDYLEGTADRSLVPAADKAAALVRRLRPDFVVLQFWGNSWGYTPCMDGITYDKSPARYFSRYAADARRLTEQITAAGGGSGPRIVWVSQGPDPITPDRVRRVNALYEKRAAASGGLVADAGKAVSPATGRYAWTQYLPCTAYERARPGLCTQPGRDRTALHRDDDYLHFCLAPTTTKPKPCPVRSPGILRIAREITKIIRQASS; the protein is encoded by the coding sequence ATGCGCAAGCCGTGGGTCGTGGGAGTACTGCTGGCCGGGGTGCTCCTCGGCGGGTGCGGGGATCCCGCGTCCGGACCCGAGGAGCCGGCACCGGCCGCGCCGCGCGCGTCGGCCACCACCCACCAGCGGGCCCCCGCCTCCCCCGGTCCGAAACCGGGGAAGGCCCCCGAGGTGCTGTACCTCGGCGACTCGCTCGCGATGGAGGGCCAGAAGGTCCTGGGCCAGGAGTTACGCCGGGACCTGAAAGCGCGGTACACCGGCGCCCCCTACTCCGGCACCACCCTGTGCGACTACCTGGAAGGCACGGCCGACCGGTCCCTGGTGCCGGCCGCGGACAAGGCCGCCGCACTGGTGCGCAGGCTGCGGCCCGACTTCGTGGTCCTGCAGTTCTGGGGGAACTCCTGGGGCTACACGCCGTGCATGGACGGCATCACCTACGACAAGTCACCGGCCCGGTACTTCAGCCGCTACGCCGCCGACGCGCGCCGCCTCACCGAGCAGATCACCGCGGCCGGGGGCGGCAGCGGCCCGAGGATCGTGTGGGTGTCCCAGGGCCCGGATCCGATCACCCCCGACCGGGTCCGCCGCGTCAACGCGCTCTACGAGAAGCGGGCCGCCGCCTCGGGCGGCCTCGTGGCGGACGCCGGGAAGGCGGTGAGCCCGGCCACCGGCCGCTACGCGTGGACGCAGTACCTGCCGTGCACGGCCTACGAGCGTGCCCGCCCCGGCCTCTGCACGCAGCCCGGCCGCGACCGCACGGCCCTGCACCGCGACGACGACTATCTGCACTTCTGCCTGGCCCCCACCACCACCAAGCCCAAGCCGTGCCCGGTGCGCTCCCCCGGGATCCTGCGCATCGCCCGGGAGATCACCAAAATCATTCGACAGGCGTCGAGTTGA
- a CDS encoding cholesterol oxidase substrate-binding domain-containing protein, with amino-acid sequence MTHDAVSNFPSYDPRWTRRGFLLTAAALAVVPGLPADPAAAAAELPDFPADVALYRSAYRNWVGEITADGLWACAPGSPGQVVAVVNWAWRHGWRVRARGAAHGWSPLTVTEGTPSGAPVLLVDTAAHLTGLALDSPAVVRAGTGVTMEDLLAFLEEHGLGVTATPAPGVLTLGGVLAVDGHGTAVPARGEQRRPGHTYGSLSNLILSLTAVVWDDGAGAYVLRTFHRDGADCAALLTHLGRSLVTEVVLRVGANTNLRCVSRTDIPAGELFAAPGSGDGRTFASFLDAAGRVEAIWFAFTEHPWLKVWSVSPTRPLTSRKVTRPYNYPFSDNIPGPVAKLVGRMTSEAAWYLAPVLGIAQYEAAALGLVTTLSADLWGPSKNTLLYLKPTTLRVHANGYAVLTSRDRVQRVVSEFAAFYRERLTAYAARGSFPVNGSVEIRVTGLDNPADAGTAGARPPLLSALRPPEDHPEWDTAVWLDVLTLPGTPDAAAFLREIERFLLRTFDGGFALTRVEWSKGWAYTDDEAWSDEEVLGGVVPAAVGPAAWADADAVLDRLDPHRVYGNAFLDRLFAHGAQG; translated from the coding sequence GTGACCCATGACGCAGTGAGCAACTTCCCGTCGTACGATCCGCGTTGGACGCGCCGGGGCTTCCTCCTCACCGCCGCCGCGCTGGCCGTCGTACCCGGCCTGCCCGCGGATCCCGCGGCCGCCGCGGCGGAGTTGCCGGACTTCCCCGCGGACGTCGCGCTGTACCGCTCGGCGTACCGGAACTGGGTCGGCGAGATCACCGCCGACGGCCTGTGGGCCTGTGCGCCGGGCAGCCCGGGCCAGGTGGTCGCCGTCGTCAACTGGGCGTGGCGGCACGGGTGGCGGGTGCGTGCCCGGGGCGCCGCGCACGGCTGGTCGCCGCTGACGGTGACGGAGGGGACGCCGTCCGGGGCGCCGGTCCTCCTGGTGGACACCGCGGCCCACCTCACGGGCCTCGCCCTGGACTCCCCGGCCGTCGTACGCGCCGGGACGGGCGTGACGATGGAGGACCTGCTCGCCTTCCTGGAGGAACACGGCCTCGGCGTCACGGCGACACCCGCTCCCGGTGTGCTCACCCTGGGCGGAGTCCTGGCCGTCGACGGGCACGGCACCGCGGTTCCCGCGCGGGGCGAGCAGCGGCGGCCCGGGCACACCTACGGCTCGCTCAGCAACCTGATCCTGTCTCTCACGGCCGTGGTGTGGGACGACGGGGCCGGTGCGTACGTACTGCGCACGTTCCACCGCGACGGTGCGGACTGCGCAGCGCTGCTGACGCATCTCGGGCGGTCCCTGGTCACCGAGGTGGTGCTGCGCGTCGGCGCGAACACGAACCTGCGGTGCGTGAGCCGTACGGACATCCCGGCGGGGGAGCTGTTCGCCGCGCCCGGCTCGGGCGACGGGCGGACCTTCGCGAGCTTCCTGGACGCGGCGGGGCGGGTCGAGGCGATCTGGTTCGCCTTCACCGAGCATCCCTGGCTGAAGGTGTGGAGCGTCTCCCCCACCCGGCCGCTGACCTCGCGGAAGGTGACCCGGCCGTACAACTACCCGTTCTCGGACAACATCCCGGGGCCGGTGGCGAAGCTGGTCGGCCGGATGACGTCGGAGGCGGCCTGGTACCTCGCGCCGGTGCTCGGCATCGCCCAGTACGAGGCCGCCGCGCTCGGACTGGTGACGACGCTGTCCGCCGACCTCTGGGGGCCGTCCAAGAACACGCTGCTGTATCTGAAGCCGACCACGCTGCGGGTGCACGCCAACGGCTACGCGGTCCTCACCTCGCGGGACCGGGTGCAGCGGGTCGTCTCCGAGTTCGCCGCGTTCTACCGGGAGCGGCTGACGGCGTACGCCGCCCGGGGCAGCTTCCCGGTCAACGGCTCGGTGGAGATCCGGGTGACCGGCCTGGACAACCCGGCCGACGCCGGGACGGCCGGGGCCCGGCCGCCGCTGCTGTCGGCGCTCCGGCCGCCCGAGGACCACCCCGAGTGGGACACGGCCGTGTGGCTGGACGTCCTGACGCTGCCGGGCACGCCGGACGCGGCGGCGTTCCTGCGCGAGATCGAGCGGTTCCTGCTGCGTACGTTCGACGGCGGGTTCGCGCTCACCCGCGTGGAGTGGTCCAAGGGGTGGGCGTACACGGACGATGAGGCGTGGAGCGACGAGGAGGTGCTGGGCGGCGTCGTCCCGGCGGCGGTCGGCCCGGCCGCGTGGGCTGATGCGGACGCCGTGCTGGACCGGCTCGATCCGCACCGCGTGTACGGCAACGCGTTCCTGGACCGGTTGTTCGCCCACGGCGCGCAAGGCTGA
- a CDS encoding VOC family protein, which translates to MAVQPEGTPCWADAMFSDLEGAKSFYGDVLGWTFAEASAEFGNYTEAYANGKAVAAVVPPMPGQEGLSQWCLYFAADDAAATAARIRDHGGEVLMDPMKVSDFGTMCLARDPGGVVFGVWQAGTHEGFQMMAEPGAYTWAEVFTREPEKSDAFFPAVFSYRQRDMGDGEMDFRIYDLGEHTVLGRMKMTEEFPPEVQPYINVYFTVEDCDEAVAKATGLGGVLRFGPMTTPFGRFAAISDPQGANFSVIDTTKTEGEMPKLTDVA; encoded by the coding sequence ATGGCCGTGCAACCTGAAGGAACCCCCTGCTGGGCCGACGCGATGTTCAGCGACCTCGAAGGGGCCAAGAGCTTCTACGGGGACGTCCTCGGCTGGACCTTCGCCGAGGCGTCGGCGGAGTTCGGCAACTACACGGAGGCCTACGCGAACGGCAAGGCGGTCGCCGCCGTCGTTCCGCCCATGCCCGGCCAGGAGGGCCTGTCGCAGTGGTGCCTGTACTTCGCCGCGGACGACGCGGCCGCCACCGCCGCCCGGATCCGTGACCACGGCGGCGAGGTGCTGATGGATCCGATGAAGGTCTCCGACTTCGGCACCATGTGCCTGGCCCGCGACCCCGGTGGCGTCGTCTTCGGCGTGTGGCAGGCGGGCACCCATGAGGGCTTCCAGATGATGGCCGAACCCGGCGCCTACACCTGGGCCGAGGTCTTCACCCGCGAGCCGGAGAAGTCCGACGCGTTCTTCCCCGCCGTCTTCTCCTACCGGCAGCGGGACATGGGGGACGGCGAGATGGACTTCCGGATCTACGACCTGGGCGAACACACCGTGCTGGGCCGGATGAAGATGACGGAGGAGTTCCCGCCCGAGGTGCAGCCGTACATCAACGTCTACTTCACCGTGGAGGACTGCGACGAGGCCGTGGCGAAGGCCACCGGGCTCGGCGGCGTGCTGCGGTTCGGTCCGATGACCACCCCGTTCGGCCGGTTCGCGGCGATCAGCGACCCGCAGGGCGCGAACTTCTCGGTGATCGACACCACGAAGACCGAGGGAGAGATGCCGAAGCTGACCGACGTGGCGTAG
- a CDS encoding DUF6328 family protein — translation MADAAEGGVMRRGRNETEEERADRMWQELIQEVRVAQMGVQILFGFLLTVVFTEKYGDLSDTDQTIYLVTVVLGACATGALIGPVSLHRLVSGRRVKPQAVQLASRLTLLGLVLLLATTTASLLLILRVATHDGFVPYLVAGVVGWYLLCWFVLPLWTRYRHTSR, via the coding sequence GTGGCGGACGCGGCAGAGGGCGGGGTCATGCGCCGGGGGCGCAACGAGACGGAGGAGGAGAGAGCGGACCGGATGTGGCAGGAGCTCATCCAGGAGGTCCGCGTGGCGCAGATGGGCGTGCAGATCCTGTTCGGCTTTCTGCTCACCGTGGTGTTCACCGAGAAGTACGGGGATCTCTCCGACACCGACCAGACGATCTACCTCGTGACGGTCGTCCTGGGCGCCTGCGCGACCGGGGCGCTCATAGGCCCGGTGTCCCTGCACCGCCTCGTCTCCGGGCGGCGCGTCAAGCCCCAGGCGGTTCAGCTGGCCTCCCGGCTCACCCTGCTCGGCCTCGTGCTGCTGCTCGCCACGACGACCGCCTCACTGCTGCTGATCCTGCGCGTGGCCACGCACGACGGCTTCGTGCCCTACCTGGTCGCCGGCGTGGTCGGCTGGTATCTGCTGTGCTGGTTCGTCCTGCCGCTGTGGACCCGGTACCGCCACACGTCGAGGTGA
- a CDS encoding ribonuclease H family protein: protein MIERMRERVVAACDGASKGNPGPAGWAWVVADASETPERWEAGPLGKATNNVAELTALERLLTATDPDVPLEIRMDSQYAMKAVTTWLPGWKRNGWKTSAGKPVANQDLVVRIDELLDGRSVEFRYVPAHQVDGDRLNDFADRAASQAAIIQEPAGSGLGSPEPPPAPDTPAKAPRSRPRGGAARTAKTAGGKTSARTIKAKFPGRCQCGRPYAAGEPIAKNDSGWGHPECRTGATV from the coding sequence ATGATCGAGCGCATGCGTGAACGTGTTGTGGCCGCGTGTGACGGGGCTTCGAAGGGAAATCCCGGGCCCGCGGGCTGGGCCTGGGTCGTCGCCGACGCTTCCGAGACGCCGGAGCGGTGGGAGGCGGGGCCGCTCGGCAAGGCCACCAACAACGTCGCCGAACTCACCGCGCTGGAGCGCCTGCTGACGGCGACCGACCCGGACGTGCCGCTCGAGATCCGGATGGACTCGCAGTACGCGATGAAGGCCGTCACCACCTGGCTGCCCGGCTGGAAGCGCAACGGCTGGAAGACCTCCGCCGGCAAGCCGGTCGCCAACCAGGACCTCGTCGTGCGCATCGACGAACTCCTGGACGGCCGCTCGGTCGAGTTCCGCTACGTCCCCGCCCACCAGGTCGACGGCGACCGGCTCAACGACTTCGCCGACCGCGCCGCCAGCCAGGCCGCCATCATCCAGGAGCCCGCGGGCAGCGGCCTCGGCTCTCCCGAGCCGCCGCCCGCCCCGGACACCCCGGCCAAGGCCCCCCGCTCCCGCCCGCGCGGCGGCGCGGCCCGGACCGCCAAGACCGCAGGAGGCAAGACCTCCGCGCGCACGATCAAGGCGAAGTTCCCCGGCCGCTGCCAGTGCGGCCGCCCGTACGCGGCCGGCGAGCCCATCGCCAAGAACGACAGCGGCTGGGGCCACCCGGAGTGCCGCACGGGCGCGACCGTCTGA